From Cygnus atratus isolate AKBS03 ecotype Queensland, Australia unplaced genomic scaffold, CAtr_DNAZoo_HiC_assembly HiC_scaffold_257, whole genome shotgun sequence:
TATGGCTCAGCAATGCTGactcctgcagcaggcacacTGTTGTGTGCAAGAGACAGCTCAGAACGTTAACTGAGGCGTTGTTTTACGACAAGAGGAAATGAGATTAGCAGGCCCTGGCTCGATGCTAGGCAGTCTGCTGGGATTTCCTTGGCTCCGTGCTGTGGCTAAAAGGACACTTTTTGTGATTCTCCACCTGCCCCTGCACTTCCCAGAGGAATGGGCTGAgcccctctcctttctccccctctATCAAAGGTTCGTTGGTGCTGAAGGTCAGAGAACCTGTGCAGGGTCTGTGGCCATTCaggtttcctttctttgcttttttctttcccttcaccTGTTTCTTATCCTCTTATCACCTGACCTCATGAGCAGGAAAGTGTGGAAGGCAAAGGATTCTGAGAAAGGGAGGTTTTCAGCTGAACTTTGAGGAAGGTTTTCATCCTGTCCCCATTGGCAACACGACGGGCATTAAGGCTGGATTTGTAATCCCACCTGAGTCAGCCTGTAAAGTGTAAAGCCAGGAAGGTGTCAGCTCATCCCCCTTGGGAAATGTTACCCATCCGACTAActggctccctgctcccagaacctctcctcccctctctccagAACCCGGGTGTCCCACAGCCCAAGGAATACCTTAGGCTAGAAGCGATGCAGTGACTTGCACTGAGCTTTGTACAGTAAGGGAGGATTGCGTGAATTGCTGAGGGACATTTGGTGACTCTGCTGTGGATCCGAAACCCCAGGAGGCTGCAAGTGCCCAGGCGGTGACCCCGGTGCTTGCCCTCTGTGGGTGCCCATCCTGTGCTTAGGCTTCTCCTGGCTGGCCTCCAGGCTTCAGCCTGCAGCGTCCCACTGGCATTCCCCCTCgctctctccacctcctccaagGACTTCCCCAAGTGGGGCATCCTCGTTTTACACCCGCTCACCGATGTTTCTGAGCTCTCACATTCAGGTCCCGCTAAGGGAAATATGACTGTGTGGAGCTGCCATTGATGGCGTGCCGTTCTTTGAGGGGAGTACAAGAGGAAAGGGCAACGTGGAGTgatgaaatgcagtttttgagTGATGTGGGTGTTGGTACCGGCTGGGTTGCATTCAGCAGGGATTGGCTGATGGTTTCTCCATCCTAAGGGATTACAGGGGTTGGATTGGTTGTACGCTAGTGCACCTGGATCTAACGTGAGGTTGACATTCACATGCTAGGCCATTTTTCCACTCCAAAGCATACACCAGTGACAAGCAGTGGTGGCACAGGGAGGAGGAGTGcatggcttctgttttttttccgAGGCATTAAAAAAGTTGAAGGCAGTGACGTGGCGAAGCTGTGGGTCTGAGCTTGGAGTACCTCGCTGCATGGACTGCCTAAGTGACGGACAGCTGTGaactccttcctgcccttccagGCAACAAGCTCTGCTTGTGTCCCAAAGCCAGAGTTTGCAGGCAGTGGtgtttggtgttgttttttttccagagcctGGGACAAAGAAGGTGTGTGGGGCAGCTGATGGTCTGTGTCAGGAGGGGGAGTTTtgtgctgctcagcccctgggATGCACATGGAGATTTGTGAGCTGAgagctttttcctctgctaaTGAGCCTATTTTGTCCCCTGATGTCCCCAGGAATAGTTGCTGCTGGACAGGGAAAATAGTGCCCATGTCAAGTAGGAGAAccttggagagaaaaatccagaagaCCTCCAAGGCCCTGGGAAGTGAGTAAAGAAACGGAAAGAGGATGTGGGTTTCATGAATTGTAAGCTTTATTGTTTTCCCCATCCAGAGGAGCCTGAAACAGAAGTGTGAGGCATCAAAGGCTTCCTGGTGGTAACTGTGCCCAGCACACTTGGAAGTGCCATCTCCTGCATCGTTGGAAAGAAAGACTGCTTGCGGGATGCCTTGGGGCAGATTTCATGCGGGGTAGCGGTGAGGCGCAGGGCAGAGTCCCCGGGACAGCTGTAAGGATGGGTGCTGCGTGGTCTGGGcgtgcaggaggaggcagccggCGTTGGGTGCCCGGATCCTGGTGCTAGTACTTGGGGTACATTGGCGGCAGCTTGCAGATGTTCTTGGTGTACTGGGGGCAGTAGGGCTGCACGGGGGGGCAGTAGGGCTGCACGGGGGGGCAGTAGCGCTGCACGGGGGGGGCAGTAACGCTGCACAGGGGGGCAGTAGGTCTTCACAGGGGGGCAGTAGCGCTGCACAGGGGGGCAGTAGCGCTGCACAGGGGGGCAGCATGGCGTCACGCAGGGGAACTGGGGCACGGGTTCCCTCTGGAAGGTGGAATGGCAGGAGGGCCCTGAGTCATGGCAGGAGGAGCgggagctgtggcaggaggTCTCGCGACTGTGGCAGGATCCACGGGAGCACATCTTTCTGGGGAGTCGGCAAAGCTGTCAGGAGCAAGAGATCATCCTGGTGATAGGAGACCCAGGCACACTTCTCACGTAGCCTCAGcccctcctttctttcattataccttttctccagctctcccctttgccctctttctttctctccatcttcCCAGCCCAACCTGAATGTACCCTGAGCCCTGCCTCACCCTTGGGGCTTGCTCCGGCCCCTCCTGCATGCAGCTTAGTCCCCCAAGCCGACGCAAGGAGCCTTGCCAGCCTCTCCTGAAGACCATTTCCCATCCCAGGGCCCAGGGCCACCTGCAGGGAGCTCATGCTGCCAGAGTATCCCTTGCCATTGCCTCACTGCCCCTTTCCCTGCCCCggccatccccatccccacgcctgctgctcctggagcaaCACTCGGGTGCTGGGAGATGAAACCAAGCTACGTGCCCACACCCAGGAGGACACCACGGCCCCCAGTGCCAGCTTCTCCTCTacgagcagcagcaggaggaggaggacgaagaggaggaggagaacatgTCTTAcctctggagctgcagggagaagtGTCTGGATGCGACGGTGAGCGAGTGAGGAGCACTGGGCTGAGCCGCCTTTTATACAGCTCCCAAAGGTCACGTTGGGTATGAGACGCCACTGCACAAGGGCGGTGGGGTTCTTCACGTGCTCAGTGCGGCACGTGCTGGCGCTACCCTATTCTTAGTGCTTCCTCCTTGACGCATGGTGTTCTCTCCCATCTTTCAATGCTAGAGATTTCCCTGGGCGGACGGGGGAAGCGGTCTCTTTCCCGTTTCCTGGAGACTGACACTAAGCTCATCGGTATTCCCTAGGGTGCTGATGTGCAGCCAGGGTTGCATCAGGGGGAGAAATGTCGTTATGGCTCAGCAATGCTGactcctgcagcaggcacacTGTTGTGTGCAAGAGACAGCTCAGAACGTTAACTGAGGCGTTGTTTTACGACAAGAGGAAATGAGATTAGCAGGCCCTGGCTCGATGCTAGGCAGTCTGCTGGGATTTCCTTGGCTCCGTGCTGTGGCTAAAAGGACACTTTTTGTGATTCTCCACCTGCCCCTGCACTTCCCAGAGGAATGGGCTGAgcccctctcctttctccccctctATCAAAGGTTCGTTGGTGCTGAAGGTCAGAGAACCTGTGCAGGGTCTGTGGCCAttcagatttcctttctttgcttttttctttcccttcaccTGTTTCTTATCCTCTTATTACCTGACCTCATGAGCAGGAAAGTGTGGAAGGCAAAGGATTCTGAGAAAGGGAGGTTTTCAGCTGAACTTTGAGGAAGGTTTTCATCCTGTCCCCATTGGCAACACGACGGGCATTAAGGCTGGATTTGTAATCCCACCTGAGTCAGCCTGTAAAGTGTAAAGCCAGGAAGGTGTCAGCTCATCCCCCTTGGGAAATGTTACCCATCCGACTAActggctccctgctcccagaacctctcctcccctctctccagAACCCGGGTGTCCCACAGCCCAAGGAATACCTTAGGCTAGAAGCGATGCAGTGACTTGCACTGAGCTTTGTACAGTAAGGGAGGATTGCGTGAATTGCTGAGGGACATTTGGTGACTCTGCTGTGGATCCGAAACCCCAGGAGGCTGCAAGTGCCCAGGCGGTGACCCCGGTGCTTGCCCTCTGTGGGTGCCCATCCTGTGCTTAGGCTTCTCCTGGCTGGCCTCCAGGCTTCAGCCTGCAGCGTCCCACTGGCATTCCCCCTCgctctctccacctcctccaagGACTTCCCCAAGTGGGGCATCCTCGTTTTACACCCGCTCACCGATGTTTCTGAGCTCTCACATTCAGGTCCCGCTAAGGGAAATATGACTGTGTGGAGCTGCCATTGATGGCGTGCCGTTCTTTGAGGGGAGTACAAGAGGAAAGGGCAACGTGGAGTgatgaaatgcagtttttgagTGATGTGGGTGTTGGTACCGGCTGGGTTGCATTCAGCAGGGATTGGCTGATGGTTTCTCCATCCTAAGGGATTACAGGTGTTGGATTGGTTGTACGCTAGTGCACCTGGATCTAACGTGAGGTTGACATTCACATGCTAGGCCATTTTTCCACTCCAAAGCATACACCAGTGACAAGCAGTGGTGGCACAGGGAGGAGGAGTGcatggcttctgttttttttccgAGGCATTAAAAAAGTTGAAGGCAGTGACGTGGCGAAGCTGTGGGTCTGAGCTTGGAGTACCTCGCTGCATGGACTGCCTAAGTGACGGACAGCTGTGaactccttcctgcccttccagGCAACAAGCTCTGCTTGTGTCCCAAAGCCAGAGTTTGCAGGCAGTGGtgtttggtgttgtttttttccagagcctGGGACAAAGAAGGTGTGTGGGGCAGCTGATGGTCTGTGTCAGGAGGGGGAGTTTtgtgctgctcagcccctgggATGCACATGGAGATTTGTGAGCTGAgagctttttcctctgctaaTGAGCCTATTTTGTCCCCTGATGTCCCCAGGAATAGTTGCTGCTGGACAGGGAAAATAGTGCCCATGTCAAGTAGGAGAAccttggagagaaaaatccagaagaCCTCCAAGGCCCTGGGAAGTGAGTAAAGAAACGGAAAGAGAATGTGGGTTTCATGAATTGTAAGCTTTATTGTTTTCCCCATCCAGAGGAGCCTGAAACAGAAGTGTGAGGCATCAAAGGCTTCCTGGTGGTAACTGTGCCCAGCACACTTGGAAGTGCCATCTCCTGCATCGTTGGAAAGAAAGACTGCTTGCGGGATGCCTTGGGGCAGATTTCATGCGGGGTAGCGGTGAGGCGCAGGGCAGAGTCCCCGGGACAGCTGTAAGGATGGGTGCTGCGTGGTCTGGGcgtgcaggaggaggcagccggCGTTGGGTGCCCGGATCCTGGTGCTAGTACTTGGGGTACATTGGCGGCAGCTTGCAGATGTTCTTGGTGTACTGGGGGCAGTAGGGCTGCACGGGGGGGCAGTAGGGCTGCACGGGGGGGCAGTAGCGCTGCACGGGGGGGCAGTAACGCTGCACAGGGGGGCAGTAGGTCTTCAC
This genomic window contains:
- the LOC118258562 gene encoding putative small proline-rich protein 5, which codes for MCSRGSCHSRETSCHSSRSSCHDSGPSCHSTFQREPVPQFPCVTPCCPPVQRYCPPVQRYCPPVKTYCPPPYCPQYTKNICKLPPMYPKY